A region of Mobula birostris isolate sMobBir1 chromosome X, sMobBir1.hap1, whole genome shotgun sequence DNA encodes the following proteins:
- the LOC140191384 gene encoding heat shock protein beta-11-like: MVRSSILAIYKACVRRAAPDHKLRSATSHQPPFREVTEEAETMLSCRTCQTSRLFQQPVHTLWRVPLTVFEPLECNVWKQVEEMRKGMNFMERIFEELAKEFWGERPRIGAGAGAGAEGGQSGTVGKSGDGFSVSLHVPRFSPEELKVKVLGRKVLVTGEYEKKSHDGSGSYSYRYEEFRREFPLPEDVDTQAVKCCLTEDGRLKIQAPRLALPSLDERIVPINIETDTTSSPRQDPGEKAQKKESGGTEGNSETKMDNSA, translated from the coding sequence ATGGTCCGCAGCTCTATCCTTGCAATATATAAGGCGTGTGTTCGGAGAGCTGCCCCAGATCACAAACTGAGATCCGCCACTTCACACCAGCCGCCTTTCAGAGAAGTGACAGAAGAAGCAGAAACGATGCTGAGCTGTCGGACTTGCCAGACCTCCCGCCTGTTCCAGCAGCCTGTGCACACACTGTGGCGCGTTCCACTCACTGTCTTTGAGCCGCTCGAATGTAACGTGTGGAAACAGGTGGAGGAAATGCGAAAGGGCATGAATTTCATGGAGAGAATTTTCGAGGAGTTGGCCAAAGAGTTCTGGGGGGAAAGACCGAGAATTGGAGCCGGAGCCGGAGCCGGAGCCGAAGGAGGTCAGAGCGGAACAGTGGGCAAGAGTGGAGATGGCTTCTCTGTGTCCCTGCATGTACCACGATTCTCCCCGGAAGAACTGAAGGTGAAAGTCCTTGGAAGAAAAGTGTTGGTGACAGGAGAATACGAGAAGAAGAGCCACGATGGCAGCGGCTCTTACAGCTACAGGTATGAGGAATTCAGGAGGGAATTCCCGCTGCCAGAAGACGTCGATACCCAGGCTGTGAAGTGTTGCTTGACCGAGGACGGTCGGTTAAAGATACAAGCCCCGCGCCTTGCTCTGCCCTCTCTGGATGAGCGAATCGTCCCGATCAACATCGAAACCGATACAACATCCAGTCCCCGACAGGATCCCGGGGAGAAAGCACAGAAAAAGGAGAGTGGAGGAACTGAGGGGAACAGCGAAACAAAAATGGACAATTCTGCCTAA